ACTCCGGTTTGTTATTCAAGAAAATTAATGGAAGGATGTGATTTATACCATGCGCATGCGAAGGTTCTGTCTTGTCAATCTATTGGGTGCCTCTTGAATAAATTTCTGGATGTAATAAAGCGTAAAGAGACCACAGTCATACTCATTTTGCTGGCGTGGCACCTGGCACATGGAAATGAAAGGTAGATTTAGAAAAATGAAACATAAAACACAGTTAAGGGTGAGTTACTGTAAAGCCACAAAAAGACTCATGAGGACCATTATTAGAGGTTCTTACCTCAACAATTTGCTTATCTATATTTTTTGAAAGGCTTCTCCATATTCTGGCAGAAAAGGGTATATCGTAAGAAGAATCCTTCTTTAGGTAGCTCCATTCTTTTTTGAGGCAGCTGTGACAACATACAATTTCAAATTCATGGACAATACTAAAGTAGGTTAACAATATTGAGTTTTTTTTCACTGGGACTAATTCCTCAACAGGAACAGTACATGGTGGAGCTAATACAGCAGGCTCCAGTCCTGAATAAGCCGTCTGGATTTAAATGGTTAGGATGGCAAGGAACATACCTCTCAATCACTTGAAAAACCTCTTCACTGGAATGTAGTCCTAGAGAGTCCAAGTGAAGAATTATTGGCCCTGATTCTGTCTCCTTTGCGGGCATGCATATAATGACCAAGCTCCAGTGCGACCTAATTTACAATAACACAAGGTAATCACCAATTCACCATCATATATATGATAACTAAATGCACCAGAATGCCAAAAATTTTAGGGAACACCAGAATGCCATTTAATAACCATCAAAGACACCCTTTTGTCAAATATTTACCAAACTTTCTATTTGCGTGAAGGAACAGATAAACACTTCCCAATTCATCTTGTATATTGCCCAGAGAATAAGAAACTTACTGTCCATGAATTGGCAAAATTATGTACGATTTCTTGAAAATATCTACAGTTCTCCACCATCTTCTAAACCTGCTAAACTGTGAGTCCTAAAACAAATGTCCAAGTCAGTCAGCGGTTCTCAAACACTAGCTTTGATGGTGAATAAGAGCTAATCCCAACAAGCAAAAGGTAGTAAATAAATGGCAATTTATTAAATAAGAAAGTAATGATGAAGTGGGCTATTTTtcagagaaaaatatatgcacCAACTTTCCTAAACATATCATGTCGAGAACTTCAAATCTACACATACTTGCAACTTAAGCATTGAACATCCAAAGGACTACCAAGGTGTTATATCATTTCCTGGAAGTCAAAGTAGGAATACCTTTAATTTTGCAATTTGGAAAACCATGTCCCAAAATTTTCAGTTTACATGCTTTGCATACATCAGCTCATTTTCCTTATGGTAGCAAAAAGGTAATAAAAGCTCAAACAAGCTGCCAACGATTAATAGAACAAAGGACAAAAtagtatgatttttttaaacttaAAATGCTATGATTTATGTGAATAGAATGACAAGAGTGCACTAAGTACACAATGATAAAACACAGTGCACCATACTAATTAACACAGTTGAACCATACCAAGTCATGACTGGGTCCTACTTTCCTCTGAATGGCTGTATGGGAACAATGGAGTTTATACATCAAGCCAACTCATGCACCAACTAAGCTTAACTCCGAACCATGGAATGacacaaacaaaaatcaaagagCATACCGTGCTAAATCGTGCTTCTTCAAATTTTCTATAGAAAAATGTAGTGAAGATGAACAAGTCGTCACGAGGTATGGAATTTTTTAAGTACCTGGAATGGCTATAGTCAGAATGGACAGGCAACGTGAATCCAAAAATACACAGAATACTATTGGATTTTGAAGCTTATTCAGATAAACCAtgcaaacaagaaaagaaatacaGCATCCGATGTCCACAAGTCATGAATCAGTTAATTGGATACATCTTTAGTCCTTCATACACATCCAAAATGTCTTCCAAAGGTGCATGCATTAACTATTATGCCGGTAATGATTATTCCCTACGGTAGCTTAGCGACAAAGTGAACTCAAAGTAAACATAACATCTGGCAGTCCTGAAGTGCCATCTAAAGTCTGATACTACAGATAATTGACAGAAAACATTTTTAAAAAGGGGATAACTGTTGATATACCAATGAAAACATAGtaaattactactccctccgatcaataaTAGGTGTCTCAGGTCTAGTAgaactttgtactaactttgtacaaaatctgagacacttattatggatcagaggaagtattACCAAGAGACAAAATAAGGCCAATGTACCACTCTGACTCGGGTCAATGAGTTTGAACCTGATCAAGCGAGTATAATgctcttgaaaaaaaatgtgttttaCTCAATTCAAAAGGCACACTTTCATGCGTTGAAAAACACTGAAATGTTCCATGATGTATATCAACAGATGAACAGTACCATGAAAATTTTAGGCCACAAATATATTACTGTTATTCTTGCGTTATGCATATAAAAAGTAAACTGTACAATGTTTTAGATCATACTTGTTTTTTACAGCATATGTATTTGatttatttactttttttgccaaaaatttGCAAGTCGGCAATTCATCCCACTACATCTAAGATTTTTTCCAAATTTTTTAAAAGAgtaaatgtgttttttttacctcATTTCTGCATTTTCCACCTTGTGGGCAGTTTGGGTTTAAGAAAAATACGCTAGTAAGATGCACTGAATCGATGGCATTTAAATAGATGAGTTAACTTGGACTTTCTAACAGCTGCATTCAACTTAGTAACAGAAGAGGAAGATAATGTGACCAACAGAGAAGAGAATAAATTACTTACTGGATGTAATAATTTATAACAGGTGAATTTATATATTCTTCGGGTTCAAGACATTTTATCTCAGAATATCTCAGATCATCAATTTCCAGATCATCAATTTCCAGATCAGTTCTGCTGACAGAATACACATTAGTTTTGGAGGAGATGTGTCGCTAACAATAACTCTGTAACAACACTCAATTCTCACCTTGAAGGATGGTAGATCGGTATCTCATCCCTACACAAATCAGATTTGATTAATGGAACATCTATGATTTGTCATGATTTTAAAGTATATCGATAAAATGGTAAATGGCAGAAACATTATCATTCTTTTGTTATCGATTTACCTTTTATTATCCATCTCAACTTCAACTGATTTAGCAGATTCAGTTTCTTCGTCATCCAAGAAAACTATTTCCTGAAAACAATAAGACTTATTCAAACAATTGCAAATAAACCAATGAAATTAGTGATGATGAAGTATTATCAAATCCAAAGACCGTACATGTGTTGATGTCCGATATTTGGTGCAtctaataaaataaattaaatatcATGGACAGAGAATGGCGTCGAACGAGACTCGAAACGGCAGGTTGGACCGAGATCTGACTGGGCCGCCAACAAACCAGGACCAGGGTTATTTGGGAGCTAGaggctgacatgtggaccccACACGTCGGATATGCTGTCAATCTCCTTTGAGTGCCGAGGTTTGGGTTTCTCGTAACCGATTAGCACTATGGTTGTGTTTGTGTGATAAGAATTTCAAGAGTTGTGGTTTTCTTGTATAAAGTCCCAATTACAGTGTTTCTTTGATATTTACTCAAGTTTTTTCCTACCAGGCCCAACCGGTCAGTCAGTTTCGCTGTCAAAAGTCCCCGATCGGACCATTTGGGTTTTGTGATTGCCCATGACCTGTGTTGTGTGGAAAAAATTCTAGAAGTTGTTGTTTTCTGAAATCAAAATCCAAAAGGCTGTGGTTCCATGATatttactcaaaaaaaaagttccagGATTTTTGTTCAACAGGTTCCTTGTTCAATACAAAAATCGAGATGGGTGAGATAACAAAGAAAACTTTTGCAATGGTAGTCAAAAGGTTACATCATAACAGGTTGAATGATAAATGGGCAATTTTAGTTCAGATAAAAGATTTCAGGTTCACGGAGAgccaaaggaaagaaaaaagagtaaatttcagaaaaccacaGTTGTTGCCTCAGTCGTCCCACCGAGCCCCAGTTTTTCATAATTTGTccgcaaaaccacacattttcgGTCAGATTGTCTCAACTAGCCAAAAACATAGGTTTAAACCCTTTTGACAGGATTTATGACTggtggaccccacctgtcaggtgcCATATCGGACCCGACCGGACCCCCGACCCGACCTGGTAAGCCGTATTAACTCCCTTGagtccccttctcctcccggTAACCCGCATTTTCGGGTCCGTCGTGAcacctgacaggtggggcccacctgtaaGGAACCCCATCAAACGGAGTTAAACCTATGTTTTGGCTAGTTGAGACATCTGACCgaaaatgtgtggttctgcgggcaaattagcaaaaagtGGGGTTTGGTGAGATGACTGCCCCAAAAACTGTGAttccttgaaatttactcaaaaaaaataccacAGAACATGTAAGGAAAAAGTGAAGTAGTTGTCCCTTGTCAGCATATTCacctgttcttttttttcaatacAATTGGATAATCTCTCAAATTCACTGGTATAATTCTGAGAACAGTCCAACCTGCAGATCAGAATCCTTTTGTCAGAGAAATGTAAATTGGCTTGAAAGATGGATCGATGTTACTTAAAATAACAATTAAGATGCATGCAGCTATGGTCATCgtacaaataaaataagataGGACGAGATTACATCCACTCCACGTGGCTACTCCATCAGGTTATCGAAATAGTTGGCCATGAGGGCACTGGAGGACAGTAGCAGTGTATGCAGATTATAAAAGCACCAGTTGATTACTTGGCTAACTTTTTCTGACCAACAGAGAATGTAAAAGTGATGGactacacacaaaaaaatagcATTGAAGATCAGTGCACTCGAGTTGGTGCCATGACAAGAACTGCATAACCTCGGAATTCCCTAATGATGACAACAGCCCTAGGAAGACATGAACAAAAAAGGCATCGTCGTCAAATCAAGGCATAAAGCAGGCTGCGATTCCAGAATTATTTCTATCGAGAATTTGGTATTGTTGTTAGACATAGCGAAGATACTTAATTCAGAAGGACAGCATTTGGAACAATTCCAGTGATTACTGCTAGAAGGAAATCAAAATAGTGTAGCTGACAGAGTCACAAGAGAACGGGAAAGAATTCGTAAATGAACGGAAACTGAAAACATGTAAGATCAAAATGATATAATAGTGTGTAAATGTTGTGCAGCAAGGACAAAGTGACAATCTTGGTTGTATAAGTGATAGTCGTGAAAGCGGAAGTGGAACCCTCCTGCCCCGACTCTGAAACAGACAAACTGCTAAAGAAGAGATAAGATACCTCATTTTGATTACTACCCAAAGTAAAGACCAAATCAAGTGGATCAACAAATAGGAGTGAATACCTCTTGGTCAAACTCCCAAAAGTGGCATCTTCCCATTTACGAGACATGCTCTTTGCATCATTAGAGTCATTTTTCTGTTGATTGTTGGTACAGGTATTCAAACATAACTTCCTGCCATCCATATTTAAACGTCCATTATCAGCAATCTTGCGACCAACTGTACGATTTTTTGGTTCACTATTCACTGCGTTCCTTGCTCTTTTCCAGTCTTGTTTTCCTGGGAGAAAATGTCCTAGTTCTAATCCGGCAACCtaatataacaaaaaaaaagtcacaaCATTTGtagaaagaaataatactaGTCATAAAAGTATCATAACAAAATGTAacataaaaaaattaggacTCTGGGACACTAAAGTGCACACCTGGCCTGATCTCTTTATGGGTGGAGCAGAATAATGGTATTTGCCAGCAACACTGCCCCCATTGAGCTCATCATCATTGTCTGCAAAAGAATGACAAAGGTACATTGATCACAGACAGAACATAAATGGCATCCTTCATACAGTTGAAGGCAAGAAAAACGGAAGGTGTTGAGCAGCCAGCATGAAAACACCTTCATTGAAAACCACCAAAATGAAGACCTAATAAATGAATAGTAATGTGACCAGCTAAAATATCCAAAAAAGGGATGTGCAGTTTACATCAACTAGCACAGTACCCGTGTGTTGCTACAGACTAAACAAATACACTACATGTTTAAAGAGAATATGATGTATTATCATTTATTGTCTCAAAACAAATAATCCATATCTGCTCCCATCTCAATGGTTTGTGCCAGTCTGAAGGTGATGGACCACCGCCACCAATTGAGATATTTATAGGATACTAGTGaaatgtccgtgcgttgctacggataaACATATTAGACTGCTCGTGAATGAAAAAACTTTAATATATTAATGACACTCGCTAGTAACTTTATCTTAGGTTTGATGCAAATTATCATCGATAGAGGAGGCAAAGAGGTGAcagaccgccgccaccaattgcctcttttataagagtaaagattaTATTTATAATAGTAAAATGATAATTTCTCAAGCTCATGACATGTCACTGCGCAAAACAAGTAAGCCTAGCAGTTTATGTATTCACAGTGGTGCTCCCGTA
The Brachypodium distachyon strain Bd21 chromosome 2, Brachypodium_distachyon_v3.0, whole genome shotgun sequence genome window above contains:
- the LOC100843454 gene encoding ubiquitin-like-specific protease 1D; its protein translation is MSEGPVPIGWQPAVSRGSPPPPVELIVSSSSSRVTPRPPTVMQTDDNDASGGGDGGAEKFKGFTDEGLEEKIRRMRSSKFSIVDGGEKLRKFVCQMEKELDRRRAAGPMKVNTGRRQAVKPSSRDDPYAFNNDDELNGGSVAGKYHYSAPPIKRSGQVAGLELGHFLPGKQDWKRARNAVNSEPKNRTVGRKIADNGRLNMDGRKLCLNTCTNNQQKNDSNDAKSMSRKWEDATFGSLTKRLDCSQNYTSEFERLSNCIEKKEQEIVFLDDEETESAKSVEVEMDNKRDEIPIYHPSRTDLEIDDLEIDDLRYSEIKCLEPEEYINSPVINYYIQYLKNSIPRDDLFIFTTFFYRKFEEARFSTDSQFSRFRRWWRTVDIFKKSYIILPIHGQSHWSLVIICMPAKETESGPIILHLDSLGLHSSEEVFQVIESCLKKEWSYLKKDSSYDIPFSARIWRSLSKNIDKQIVEVPRQQNEYDCGLFTLYYIQKFIQEAPNRLTRQNLRMRMFGREWFDPKEASGLRERIRALVLDAFQSIPSDDGNRGSGAHSDDHSECHTSASHSIVVLDSSDEE